TTGACCAGACGCAGGTTCTCGTCGAGCCGGTAGGGGTCGATGACCTTGCCGGGGTTCATCTTCCAGTCCGGATCCCAGATGCGCTTGAATTCGCGGAACGCCGCGATCAGCTCCGGGCCGTACATGCGCTCCAGCAGTTCGCCGCGCGCCTGGCCATCGCCATGTTCGCCCGACAGCGAGCCGCCATAGGACACCACCAGGTCGGCCGCCTCCTGGGCGAAGCGCCGATACTTCTCGACGCCCGCCTGCGACTGCAGGTCGAAGTTGATGCGCGAATGGATGCATCCCTGGCCGAAGTGGCCATACATCGAGCCGACGTAATCGTACTTCTTGTACAGCTCCTTGAGATCGCGCACATAGTCGCCGACCTGGTCGGGCGGTACGGCGGAATCTTCCCAGCCGGGCCAGTGCGGCTGCTGCTCGGGCGGCGGGAAGGCGGTCGCCCCCAGCCCCGCCTTGCGCACCTGCCAGAAGCTGGCGGCCTTGGCCTTGTCATCGATGGTTTCGTAATCGACGATCTGGCTGCTGGCGTGCTTCAGCTTGTCGATCATGCGCCGTGCCTGGGCGCCGGTGTCGTCCGAATTCTCGCCGCCGAACTCGACCAGCAGGAAGGCGTCGCCCCTGGGCAGTTCGCCCAGGGCTTGCTCGTTCATGTGTTCGGTGGCTTCGTTATCGAACAGGCGCTTGTCGATGGCTTCCAGGGCGATCGGCCTGGACTCGAGGATCGTCGGCACGTGATCGCCGGCCTCCTCGACGTTGTCGAACCCGACCACCATCAGCGTGCGGTGCGGTGCATTATCGGTCAGTTTGAGTGTGGCGTGCAGCACCGTCATGCAAGTGCCTTCGGTCCCGCACAAGGCGCTGGCGAGGTTGAAGCCACGTTCCGGCAGCAGGTCGTCCAGGTTGTAGCCCGAGACGCGCCGCGGCATGTGCGCGATCTGCGGGTAGCGCTGGCGGATCTGCTCGATGGACCTGTCGCGCAGGTTCTTCAACCTGAGGAAGATGTCGCCCTGGCGGCCGCCGCCGGCGATGATCTCGTCGATCTCCTGCTCGCTGTAGCCATCCTTGAGCGTCATGCGCACGCCATCGTAGGTGAGGATGTCCAGCGCATGCACGTTGTCGCAGGTGCGCGGGCCGTGGCCATAGCATTGGGCCTGGACGGAGTGAACGCCGCAGGAGTTGTTGCCGATATTGCCGCCGATGGTGCACCACTCATGTGTCGACGGGTCGGGGGGGAAGACCAGGTTGTACTTGCCCAGCGCCTGGTTGACCTTGTCGTTGATTGCCCCGGGTTGCACGGTGACACGCTTGCTCTCGGTGTCGATGTCGACGATCCGGTCAAGGTACTTGGAGTGATCCATGACCACTGCATGGTTGACCGTCTCCCCCGACAGGCTGGTACCCGCCCCCCGGGACAGGATCGGCACGCCATGGGCATGACAGATGCGATGGATGGCGACGATGTCGTCCACCGTTCTGGGAATCGTCACGCCGATCGGCGGCTGGCGATAGTTGGAGGCGTCGTTGGCATACAATGCCCGACTGCCAGCGTCGAAGCTCACCTCGCCCTCGATGGCATCGGCCAGTTCACGGGCCAGCTCACGGTACGCGTGCGTCTCGCCCCGGGTCGCCGCGGGAGCGGTTTTCATTATCAGATCGTTCATCGCCAGTTCCTTGCTCGGTAGGCACCTTGTAGGCCGACACCCGAAGCGCTTCGATCGGAATAGCTGTTTCCATCATCGAAATACCCCGGTTGTCAGTGCTTGCGCGTCTTGGGAATGAACTCCCGGGCGAACTGACGGAACGAGGCCTTGACGGTGCCCAGTGCCTCCGGGTCTCCGTGCATCAGCGCCGACATGTAGGCCTTGGCCTGCTCGCGCTTGATGTGTGGCGGAATCGGTGGAATGTTGGGGTCGGTCTTGACCTCCAGCACCACAGGGCGATCGGCATTCAGGGCGCGGTCCCAGGCACCCGCCAAGGCTTCGGATTCGGTGACCTTGATGCCTTTCAGACCGATCAGCTCGGCATAGTCGGCATAAGGAAAGTCAGGAATGTTCTGTGACGCCTCGTATTTCGGATCGCCTTCCTGAACACGCATCTCCCAGGTCACCTGGTTAAGATCCTGGTTATTGAGCACCATGACGATCAGTCGCGGATCGGACCAGCGCTGCCAGTACTTGGCGATGGTCACCAGTTCGGCATTGCCGTTCATCTGCATCGCGCCGTCACCGACCATGGCGATCACTGTGCGTTGTGGATGGGCGAACTTGGCGGCGATCGCATAGGGCACGCCATTGCCCATGGTCGCCAGGCCGCCCGAAAGCGAGGCCATCATGCCGCGGCGCAACTTCAGATCGCGCGCGTACCAGTTGGCCGCCGAGCCGGAGTCGCTGGTCAGGATGCAGTTGTCGGGCAGCTTGGGCGACAGCTCCCAGAACACGCGCTGCGGATTGACCGGATCGGCATCGGCCATGGCGCGCTCCTCGAGCACCTCCCACCACTGGGCGACGCTCTTCTCGATGTGCTCGCGCCAGGAGCGATCGGTCTTCTGTTCAAGGTGCGGTAGCAGTGCCTGCAGCGTGGTTGCGCTGTCGCCGACCAGATTGACTTCCATGGGGTAGCGCATGCTCAGCATGCGACCGTCGATGTCGATCTGCACGCCGCGCGCCTGGCCTTCTTCGGGCAGGAACTCGGAGTACGGGAAACCGGAACCGATCATC
The genomic region above belongs to Halomonas zincidurans B6 and contains:
- a CDS encoding FAD-binding and (Fe-S)-binding domain-containing protein, which translates into the protein MNDLIMKTAPAATRGETHAYRELARELADAIEGEVSFDAGSRALYANDASNYRQPPIGVTIPRTVDDIVAIHRICHAHGVPILSRGAGTSLSGETVNHAVVMDHSKYLDRIVDIDTESKRVTVQPGAINDKVNQALGKYNLVFPPDPSTHEWCTIGGNIGNNSCGVHSVQAQCYGHGPRTCDNVHALDILTYDGVRMTLKDGYSEQEIDEIIAGGGRQGDIFLRLKNLRDRSIEQIRQRYPQIAHMPRRVSGYNLDDLLPERGFNLASALCGTEGTCMTVLHATLKLTDNAPHRTLMVVGFDNVEEAGDHVPTILESRPIALEAIDKRLFDNEATEHMNEQALGELPRGDAFLLVEFGGENSDDTGAQARRMIDKLKHASSQIVDYETIDDKAKAASFWQVRKAGLGATAFPPPEQQPHWPGWEDSAVPPDQVGDYVRDLKELYKKYDYVGSMYGHFGQGCIHSRINFDLQSQAGVEKYRRFAQEAADLVVSYGGSLSGEHGDGQARGELLERMYGPELIAAFREFKRIWDPDWKMNPGKVIDPYRLDENLRLVNYAPHQVETTFKYPDDKRSFARVAFRCVGVGKCRSDSGTMCPSYMVTREEKHATRGRARLLFEMMNGEIITDGWQSQEVHESLELCLACKGCKNDCPVNVDMATYKAEFLSHYFAPGAHRRPLLHYAFGFIDRWSRLASRIPAVTNFITQAPGLRNVTKQVVSMPRQRKAPIYAPQTFKAWFAKRPVVNDQATPVMLWADTFCNHFYPDTAQAATEVLEAAGYRVVIPPEGLCCGRPLYDFGMLDNAKAYLQQVMSTLHAAIAEDMPIIGLEPSCISVFRDELTNLFPDDARAKRLRDNSMMFSEFLIERADYRPPKLNRKALVHGHCHHRAVIGLSAEQTLMERMGLDYQIADSGCCGMSGSFGFEKAKYDVSIGAGERVLLPKVREADRDTLIITNGFSCREQIAQTTPRQALHIAEVLRMALDQAPEAHTGLAEGEIVRRRRQARRHANQRAALIAGSVAAAGLALWKLSRRR
- a CDS encoding thiamine pyrophosphate-requiring protein; protein product: MSNETVSDFLLKRLSQWNVRRIYGYPGDGSNGIMGAFNRAGDQFEFIQTRHEEMAAFMACAHAKFTGEVGVCTATSGPGAIHLLNGLYDAKKDHQPVVAIVGQQGRNALGGDYQQEVDLVSLYKDVANEYVHMATSPAQVRHLIDRAIRIALSERTVTAVIIPSDLQSQPAVEKPPRSHGSVHSGIGYARPRVAPHEDDLKRAAAVLNEGKRVAILVGAGALHATDEVIQVAETLGAGVAKALLGRAALPDDLPFVTGSIGLLGTNPSWELMSNCDTLLMIGSGFPYSEFLPEEGQARGVQIDIDGRMLSMRYPMEVNLVGDSATTLQALLPHLEQKTDRSWREHIEKSVAQWWEVLEERAMADADPVNPQRVFWELSPKLPDNCILTSDSGSAANWYARDLKLRRGMMASLSGGLATMGNGVPYAIAAKFAHPQRTVIAMVGDGAMQMNGNAELVTIAKYWQRWSDPRLIVMVLNNQDLNQVTWEMRVQEGDPKYEASQNIPDFPYADYAELIGLKGIKVTESEALAGAWDRALNADRPVVLEVKTDPNIPPIPPHIKREQAKAYMSALMHGDPEALGTVKASFRQFAREFIPKTRKH